One Acidobacteriota bacterium DNA segment encodes these proteins:
- a CDS encoding 2,3-bisphosphoglycerate-independent phosphoglycerate mutase, whose translation MPRRLPLVLIVLDGFGLRESRDHNAIALARTPVYRDLLARYPHVSLVASGEAVGLPAGQMGNSEVGHMNMGAGRVVYQDLTRIDRSIHDGDFAGNQALIDGMAPATDGRHALHLIGLVSDGGVHSHQNHLHALIELARRQGVTRAFVHVITDGRDTSPTGAARYIPRLEAALAEAGAGRIATVSGRYYAMDRDKRWDRTQLAYDAITLGRAATRDTSAIGIVERSYAANVTDEFVRPSVVTDAQGQPVGVLGDGDAVIFFNFRADRARQLTRAIAFDDFDGFARAAHPKVSRYTTMTEYDQTYRLPVAFPPQSFTGNFAEALVAANLANLRLAETEKYAHVTYFFNCGEERPYSRENRLLIPSQKVATYDLKPEMSAPGIADALVADIDSRAHDVVICNFANADMVGHTGDLAATIKAVETLDTCLGRILTSLQRAGGVAIVTADHGNAEQMWDDELKSPHTAHTSNPVPLILVDEAARGITLREGGWLRDVAPTMLGLLEVSLPREMTGRDLREI comes from the coding sequence ATGCCACGACGTCTTCCCCTCGTCCTCATCGTCCTTGACGGGTTCGGCCTGCGCGAGTCGCGCGATCACAACGCGATCGCGCTGGCACGGACGCCGGTCTATCGCGATCTCCTCGCGCGCTACCCGCACGTCTCGCTCGTGGCCTCGGGCGAGGCGGTCGGGCTTCCCGCCGGCCAGATGGGGAATTCCGAGGTCGGCCACATGAACATGGGCGCGGGCCGCGTGGTCTACCAGGACCTGACGCGAATAGACAGGAGCATTCACGACGGCGATTTCGCCGGCAACCAGGCGCTCATCGACGGCATGGCGCCCGCCACCGACGGGCGGCACGCGCTGCACCTGATCGGCCTCGTCTCCGATGGCGGCGTTCACAGCCACCAGAACCACCTGCACGCGCTCATCGAGCTTGCACGGCGGCAGGGAGTGACGCGCGCGTTCGTGCACGTCATCACGGACGGGCGCGACACCTCCCCCACCGGCGCGGCGCGCTACATTCCGCGGCTCGAGGCGGCGCTGGCGGAGGCTGGCGCGGGGCGCATCGCGACCGTCAGCGGGCGCTACTACGCGATGGACCGCGACAAGCGGTGGGATCGCACCCAGCTCGCGTACGACGCCATCACGCTTGGACGGGCCGCCACCAGGGACACATCGGCGATCGGGATCGTCGAACGCTCCTACGCGGCCAACGTCACGGACGAGTTCGTCCGGCCATCGGTCGTCACCGATGCGCAGGGCCAGCCGGTGGGCGTGCTCGGCGACGGGGACGCGGTCATCTTCTTCAACTTCCGCGCGGACCGCGCGCGGCAGCTCACGCGCGCGATCGCGTTCGACGACTTCGACGGCTTCGCGCGCGCCGCGCACCCGAAGGTCTCGCGCTACACGACGATGACCGAATACGACCAGACGTACCGCCTGCCGGTCGCGTTCCCGCCCCAGAGCTTCACCGGGAACTTCGCCGAGGCGCTCGTGGCCGCGAACCTCGCGAATCTGCGGCTCGCCGAAACGGAGAAGTACGCGCACGTGACCTACTTCTTCAACTGCGGCGAGGAGCGCCCGTATTCGCGCGAGAATCGCCTCCTGATCCCCTCCCAGAAGGTGGCGACCTACGATCTCAAGCCGGAGATGAGCGCGCCGGGCATCGCCGACGCGCTCGTCGCCGACATCGACTCCCGCGCCCACGACGTCGTCATCTGCAACTTCGCCAACGCGGACATGGTCGGCCACACGGGCGATCTCGCCGCCACGATCAAGGCGGTCGAGACGCTCGACACCTGCCTCGGCAGGATCCTCACGTCATTGCAGAGGGCCGGAGGCGTCGCGATCGTCACGGCCGATCACGGCAACGCCGAGCAGATGTGGGACGACGAGCTGAAGTCGCCGCACACGGCGCACACGTCGAACCCGGTGCCGTTGATTCTCGTGGACGAGGCCGCTCGCGGCATCACGCTGCGCGAAGGCGGGTGGCTGCGGGACGTCGCGCCGACGATGTTAGGGTTGTTGGAGGTGTCCCTGCCGCGTGAGATGACGGGCAGGGACTTGAGAGAGATATGA
- a CDS encoding methylmalonyl-CoA mutase, with the protein MPSQRPYVAPDDLREWDPRRDLGQPGEFPFTRGIQPTMYRGRLWTMRQYAGFGTAAESNQRYRYLLSQGVTGLSVAFDLPTQIGYDSDHPLAAGEVGRVGVAIDTIDDLALLFDGIPLDKVSTSMTINATAIILLALYVAVAKRQGVDPRKLSGTVQNDVLKEYVARGTYIYPPRASLRIITDIFAYCDRELPEWNTISISGYHIREAGSTAVQEVAFTLANAIAYVEAARAAGLDIDRLGQRLSFFFNAHNDFIEEVAKFRAARRLWARLMRERFGSKNPRAQQLRFHTQTAGSTLTAQQPDNNIVRVAIQAMAAVLGGTQSLHCNGRDEALALPTEESARIALRTQQIIGYETGVPNTIDPFAGSYAVESKTNEIEAGARDLIAQIDRLGGTLSAIEAGFIQKQIQDSAYRAQQAIDSREAIVVGLNRHDTDEPSRIELLRIDADLEQRQAARTRAFRAARNEAECRAALATVSGTARGTGNLVPAVIAAVEARATLGEVADAMRQVFGEHRETDTGS; encoded by the coding sequence ATGCCTTCACAACGTCCCTACGTCGCGCCCGACGACCTGCGCGAATGGGACCCGCGGCGCGATCTTGGACAGCCCGGCGAGTTCCCGTTCACGCGTGGCATCCAGCCCACGATGTACCGCGGGCGGCTCTGGACCATGCGGCAGTATGCGGGGTTCGGGACCGCGGCGGAGTCGAACCAGCGGTATCGATATCTCCTCAGCCAGGGCGTCACCGGCCTGAGCGTCGCGTTCGATCTGCCCACCCAGATCGGCTACGACTCCGACCATCCGCTCGCGGCGGGCGAGGTCGGGCGGGTCGGCGTGGCGATCGACACGATCGACGACCTCGCGCTGCTCTTCGACGGGATCCCGCTCGACAAGGTCTCCACGTCGATGACGATCAACGCGACGGCGATCATCCTGCTCGCGCTCTACGTCGCGGTGGCGAAGCGCCAGGGCGTCGACCCGCGGAAGCTCTCGGGCACGGTGCAGAACGACGTGCTCAAGGAGTACGTCGCGCGCGGCACGTACATCTACCCGCCGCGCGCGTCGCTGCGGATCATCACGGACATCTTCGCGTACTGCGACCGCGAGCTGCCCGAGTGGAACACGATTTCGATCAGCGGGTATCACATCCGCGAGGCCGGCTCGACCGCGGTCCAGGAAGTGGCGTTCACCCTCGCCAACGCGATCGCCTACGTCGAGGCGGCGCGGGCGGCGGGGCTCGACATCGATCGGCTGGGACAACGGCTCTCGTTCTTCTTCAACGCGCACAACGACTTCATCGAGGAAGTCGCGAAGTTCCGCGCCGCGCGGCGGCTGTGGGCCCGCCTGATGCGCGAGCGCTTCGGATCGAAGAACCCGCGCGCGCAGCAGCTCCGCTTCCACACGCAGACCGCCGGCAGCACGCTCACCGCGCAGCAGCCGGACAACAACATCGTCCGCGTCGCGATCCAGGCGATGGCCGCGGTGCTCGGCGGCACCCAGTCGCTCCACTGCAACGGCCGTGACGAAGCGCTGGCGCTCCCGACGGAGGAGTCCGCCCGCATCGCGCTGCGCACGCAGCAGATCATCGGCTACGAGACGGGCGTTCCGAACACGATCGACCCGTTTGCGGGTTCGTACGCCGTGGAGTCGAAGACGAACGAGATCGAAGCGGGGGCGCGCGACCTGATCGCCCAGATCGACCGCCTGGGCGGAACGCTGAGCGCGATCGAGGCGGGCTTCATCCAGAAACAGATCCAGGACTCGGCGTACCGCGCGCAGCAGGCGATCGACAGCCGCGAGGCGATCGTCGTGGGGCTGAACCGCCACGACACCGACGAGCCGTCACGCATCGAGCTCCTCCGGATCGACGCCGATCTCGAACAGCGGCAGGCGGCGCGCACGCGCGCGTTCCGTGCGGCGCGGAACGAGGCGGAGTGCCGCGCCGCGCTCGCCACGGTGTCCGGGACCGCCCGCGGGACCGGCAACCTCGTGCCGGCCGTCATCGCAGCCGTGGAGGCGCGCGCCACGCTCGGCGAGGTCGCCGACGCGATGCGGCAGGTGTTCGGCGAGCACCGCGAGACCGATACTGGGAGCTGA